In a single window of the Bradyrhizobium erythrophlei genome:
- a CDS encoding NADP-dependent oxidoreductase, protein MRAYVLKHYGGPEGSLLMDVPAPAPRPRDILVAVRAAGLNPVDFKFRQGKLRAILRPKLPFVLGNELAGEVIAVGRDVKRFRAGDRVFARVAKDRAGAFAEQACVDEDDAAHMPRNLDFTAAAAIPLAGLTALQALRDELHVKPGQKVLISGGAGGVGTFAIQIAKWLGAHVTTTASKRGEALVRSLGCNEVIDYTVEDISNGEGQFDAGFDLIGGKTLDQMFEVMKPGTRIVSVAAIPEPQTAIRDLGGRRALSAIFWLISYGIRSRARRAGISYRYLFMHPSGSDLALLAELVEQGKLKVIVDRTYPFAKITEALDYVESGRAKGKVVVTNQ, encoded by the coding sequence ATGCGCGCATACGTTCTCAAGCATTACGGTGGTCCTGAAGGCTCCCTGTTGATGGATGTCCCGGCACCTGCGCCGAGGCCGCGCGATATTCTCGTCGCAGTACGGGCTGCGGGTCTGAACCCGGTGGATTTCAAGTTCCGACAGGGGAAGCTGCGCGCAATCCTGCGGCCAAAGCTTCCGTTCGTGCTCGGCAACGAACTCGCTGGTGAAGTTATTGCCGTTGGTCGTGACGTCAAACGCTTCCGCGCGGGTGACCGTGTGTTTGCCCGGGTCGCGAAGGATCGCGCTGGCGCATTCGCCGAGCAAGCATGCGTCGACGAGGATGACGCCGCGCACATGCCCCGGAATCTGGATTTCACCGCCGCAGCCGCCATACCCCTGGCGGGGCTGACTGCTCTGCAGGCATTAAGGGACGAGCTCCACGTCAAGCCAGGACAGAAAGTGCTCATTTCAGGCGGTGCCGGCGGGGTCGGTACCTTTGCAATTCAGATCGCCAAATGGCTTGGCGCACACGTGACGACAACGGCTTCCAAGAGAGGTGAAGCCTTGGTGCGCTCGCTCGGCTGTAATGAGGTGATTGATTATACGGTCGAGGATATATCCAACGGGGAAGGCCAATTTGATGCGGGATTTGACCTGATTGGCGGCAAAACCCTGGATCAAATGTTCGAAGTCATGAAGCCTGGAACCAGGATCGTTTCAGTAGCCGCTATTCCGGAACCGCAAACTGCGATCAGGGATTTAGGCGGCCGCCGAGCTCTTTCCGCCATCTTCTGGCTCATCAGCTACGGGATCAGATCTCGGGCTCGACGCGCAGGCATCAGCTATCGCTATCTCTTTATGCATCCAAGCGGCAGCGACCTCGCTCTGCTTGCCGAACTCGTCGAGCAGGGAAAACTGAAGGTCATCGTCGACAGAACGTATCCGTTTGCGAAAATTACCGAAGCTCTGGACTACGTCGAAAGCGGACGCGCCAAAGGGAAAGTGGTGGTAACGAACCAATGA
- a CDS encoding GntR family transcriptional regulator: MLHDEVISRLRHILTEGEIAPGAKIPERELCASLGISRTPLREALKVLAAEGLVVLLPNRGSRAAKLTQKDVKELFEVCEALEATAGELACPRISDEQLREIGVLQVSMVEHYRARDLLSYYRCNRLIHESIVRAADNAVLAGFYESVSARIRRARFITPMSPEHWALAVQEHEGILNALQRRDASGLAHILRTHLRRKREEVVQAGFAEARHY, translated from the coding sequence ATGTTGCACGACGAGGTGATTTCCCGCCTCAGACACATTTTGACGGAAGGCGAGATTGCGCCGGGCGCGAAAATACCGGAGCGGGAATTGTGTGCTTCGCTGGGCATATCGCGTACGCCGCTTCGCGAGGCCCTGAAGGTGCTGGCCGCCGAAGGGCTTGTCGTGTTGTTGCCCAACCGCGGATCGCGCGCCGCGAAGCTGACGCAAAAGGACGTCAAGGAACTGTTCGAAGTCTGCGAAGCCCTGGAAGCGACCGCCGGTGAATTGGCCTGCCCGCGTATTTCGGACGAGCAGCTTCGCGAAATCGGTGTGTTGCAGGTCAGCATGGTCGAGCACTATCGCGCCCGCGACCTGTTGTCGTATTATCGCTGCAACCGGCTGATCCACGAGAGCATCGTTCGCGCCGCCGATAACGCCGTACTCGCCGGATTTTACGAATCGGTATCGGCGCGGATACGCCGGGCGCGGTTCATCACGCCGATGTCCCCCGAACACTGGGCTCTTGCGGTTCAGGAGCACGAGGGAATCCTGAACGCGCTGCAGCGACGTGATGCGAGCGGACTTGCGCATATTTTGCGAACCCACCTTCGGCGGAAGCGTGAGGAAGTCGTGCAGGCCGGGTTCGCCGAAGCGAGGCATTATTGA
- the oxlT gene encoding oxalate/formate MFS antiporter, with amino-acid sequence MPVAVTPVSTSMTQATLSTRWTQLVLGLIAMMSISSPQYVWTLFTKSFQDNLHTNLAAIQITFSIVIVLQTWLSPLQGYLVDKFGPRLLIAIGCLMSGLGWVTSAYVTNLAGLYFTYGLFCGVGTGIVYIGIIGLMVRWFPDRRGFATGMVAAGYGFGAIATTFPIDTMLRSEGYQHTLVVFGVILGIVGAAAALFLRMPGPADALPPAPAMASTRDVAPKAMLRSKVFWLMFVMMTMMSTGGLMIISQFAAFSRDFGVASVMVFGLAALPLALTVDRITNGLTRPFFGWVSDRIGRENTMAIAFLMEAAAVTIMILFRDNALVFVCLSAVVFFGWGEIFSLFPSTLTDTFGTQYATTNYGFLYMAQGIGSVLGGPLAALLHDATGSWLPVFGIIIALDILTGVLALAVLKPMRKAYSP; translated from the coding sequence ATGCCGGTTGCGGTTACACCAGTCTCGACTTCAATGACCCAGGCCACGTTGTCTACGCGCTGGACCCAGCTTGTGCTGGGTTTGATCGCGATGATGTCCATCTCCAGCCCGCAATACGTCTGGACGCTATTCACCAAGTCGTTTCAGGACAACCTGCATACCAATCTTGCGGCGATCCAGATCACATTTTCCATTGTGATTGTGTTGCAGACCTGGTTGTCGCCGCTGCAGGGTTATCTCGTCGACAAGTTCGGGCCCCGGCTGCTGATCGCAATCGGTTGCCTGATGTCCGGCCTCGGCTGGGTGACATCGGCGTATGTGACGAACCTGGCTGGTCTGTATTTCACTTATGGACTGTTCTGCGGCGTCGGTACCGGTATCGTCTACATCGGCATCATCGGACTGATGGTACGGTGGTTTCCCGACCGGCGCGGCTTCGCCACCGGCATGGTGGCGGCCGGCTACGGCTTCGGCGCCATCGCCACCACATTCCCCATCGATACGATGCTCAGGAGTGAAGGCTATCAGCACACGCTGGTGGTGTTCGGCGTCATTCTGGGCATTGTCGGTGCGGCAGCCGCTCTTTTCCTGCGCATGCCCGGCCCGGCAGATGCCCTTCCGCCAGCGCCGGCCATGGCCAGCACCAGGGACGTTGCTCCAAAAGCGATGCTGCGCAGCAAGGTGTTCTGGCTGATGTTCGTCATGATGACGATGATGTCGACCGGAGGGCTGATGATCATTTCGCAATTTGCGGCCTTCTCGCGGGATTTTGGCGTGGCGTCGGTGATGGTGTTCGGGCTTGCCGCATTGCCGTTGGCGCTGACGGTGGATCGCATCACCAACGGCCTGACGCGACCGTTCTTCGGCTGGGTATCCGACCGGATCGGACGCGAAAACACCATGGCGATCGCGTTTCTGATGGAGGCGGCGGCCGTCACCATCATGATCCTGTTCCGGGACAATGCGCTCGTCTTTGTGTGCCTGTCGGCCGTGGTGTTTTTCGGTTGGGGTGAGATCTTCTCGCTTTTCCCGTCGACGCTGACCGACACCTTCGGCACCCAATACGCCACTACAAATTACGGATTTTTGTATATGGCGCAGGGAATCGGCTCCGTGCTCGGGGGGCCGCTTGCCGCTCTGCTGCATGACGCGACGGGAAGCTGGCTGCCGGTGTTCGGTATCATTATCGCGCTGGATATCCTGACCGGCGTGCTGGCGTTGGCGGTTCTCAAACCAATGCGAAAGGCATATTCCCCGTAG
- a CDS encoding nucleoside deaminase has product MTKLASEASDIAMMRRCVALAQTAGSRGEYPFAAVIGRRGEFISESINMVRNEGDVTRHAEMLAISSAQKKMRSTSLHECTIYSTIEPCAMCSYAIRESRIGRVIFGLRSPVMGGDSRWNILTDAGLSSALAEVFGPPPEILAGCLHLEVQKVFQQRNPLIWKFMKARKIFVDGTGDSTGALNANTRAGLRPRLANWARVSVFDRLWRG; this is encoded by the coding sequence ATGACCAAGCTTGCTTCAGAAGCATCCGACATCGCAATGATGCGCCGCTGCGTAGCTCTGGCACAAACCGCGGGTTCAAGGGGAGAATACCCGTTTGCGGCTGTCATCGGGCGACGGGGCGAATTCATTAGCGAATCCATCAATATGGTCAGAAATGAAGGAGACGTCACGCGACACGCCGAGATGCTCGCGATTTCTTCGGCTCAGAAAAAGATGCGGTCCACCAGCCTTCATGAGTGCACGATCTATTCAACGATTGAGCCCTGCGCGATGTGTTCTTACGCCATCCGGGAAAGCAGGATCGGCAGAGTGATATTCGGCCTGCGATCGCCGGTCATGGGAGGTGACTCGCGATGGAATATTCTAACGGATGCCGGTTTGTCCTCGGCATTAGCGGAGGTATTTGGTCCCCCGCCTGAAATCCTGGCGGGATGTTTGCATCTTGAAGTTCAGAAGGTTTTTCAGCAACGAAACCCGCTGATTTGGAAATTTATGAAAGCTCGAAAAATATTCGTGGACGGCACAGGCGATAGCACTGGGGCTTTAAACGCTAACACGCGGGCTGGGCTTCGGCCGCGCCTTGCAAACTGGGCCCGGGTTTCGGTTTTTGATCGCCTTTGGCGAGGCTAG
- a CDS encoding BA14K family protein: MKIQVRRLAIALAIAGPLAVAATAKSSGAPINGPSIKAAVPAATTDVRYRAYRDNPYPSDWGYPTYNNYGYHYGYLDYSTYSRSWGNPRGGSVVHVGNGGFRGAQSSIGSVGASAADASYCRQRWAYYNPASGKYMGDDGEWHPCR, translated from the coding sequence GTGAAGATCCAAGTCCGCAGGCTCGCGATCGCACTCGCAATTGCTGGCCCTCTCGCAGTAGCCGCCACGGCCAAATCGTCTGGTGCACCGATCAATGGCCCGTCGATCAAGGCGGCGGTACCGGCTGCAACGACCGACGTGCGCTATCGGGCGTATCGGGATAATCCCTACCCTTCGGACTGGGGCTATCCTACCTATAACAACTACGGATATCACTACGGATACCTCGACTATTCGACCTATTCACGGTCTTGGGGAAATCCGCGCGGCGGCAGTGTGGTGCACGTCGGCAACGGCGGGTTCCGCGGTGCTCAATCAAGTATCGGCTCCGTGGGCGCGAGCGCCGCTGATGCTTCCTATTGCCGCCAGCGTTGGGCGTACTACAATCCGGCGTCCGGGAAATATATGGGCGACGATGGTGAGTGGCATCCTTGCCGATGA
- a CDS encoding 3-keto-5-aminohexanoate cleavage protein — MAHQPPQKVIITCAITGNLTRPEQSPYLPITPQQIADSALEAAEAGAAIAHIHVRDPETGRPSMSIELYRDVMDRIRSRNSKLIINLTTGPGGRFVPSEEDPKVAGPGTTLMAPERRVEHVEILRPEICTLDLNTMNSGGQVVINTPGNVRKMAALIRAAGVLPELELFDSGDCHLARDLIAEGVLQGPPLCTLVLGVKYGFDASPETMLYARDLLPPGSTWTGFGIGRSEFPMVAQAWLLGGHVRVGMEDNLYMSKGVLAKTNAELVTHAAGILKSLGAAIASSSEARELLKLS; from the coding sequence ATGGCACACCAACCTCCCCAGAAGGTCATCATCACCTGCGCGATCACGGGAAACCTGACCCGGCCGGAGCAGTCGCCCTATCTCCCGATTACCCCGCAACAGATCGCCGACAGCGCGCTCGAGGCGGCGGAGGCGGGCGCTGCGATCGCGCATATTCACGTGCGCGATCCCGAGACCGGCCGGCCGTCAATGTCGATCGAGCTGTATCGCGACGTGATGGACCGCATCCGCTCCCGCAATTCGAAGCTGATCATCAATCTGACGACAGGCCCGGGCGGCCGCTTTGTTCCGTCGGAAGAGGACCCCAAGGTGGCCGGTCCGGGTACGACCCTGATGGCGCCGGAGCGCCGGGTCGAGCATGTCGAAATCCTGCGGCCCGAGATCTGTACGCTCGATCTCAACACCATGAACTCAGGCGGCCAGGTCGTGATCAACACGCCCGGCAATGTCAGAAAGATGGCCGCGCTGATCAGGGCGGCCGGCGTGTTGCCGGAACTGGAATTGTTCGACTCGGGCGACTGCCACCTGGCGCGCGACCTGATCGCCGAGGGGGTGCTGCAGGGACCGCCGCTGTGCACGCTCGTGCTCGGCGTCAAATACGGTTTTGATGCCTCGCCCGAAACCATGCTCTATGCGCGCGACTTGCTGCCGCCGGGCTCGACCTGGACCGGCTTCGGCATCGGCCGCTCCGAGTTTCCGATGGTCGCGCAGGCCTGGTTACTCGGCGGCCATGTGCGGGTGGGGATGGAGGACAACCTCTATATGTCGAAAGGCGTTCTCGCCAAGACCAATGCCGAACTGGTGACGCATGCCGCCGGTATTTTGAAAAGCCTCGGTGCCGCGATTGCATCGTCGAGCGAGGCGCGGGAATTGCTCAAGCTGTCGTAG
- a CDS encoding alpha/beta hydrolase — translation MLATTVAMAAAPALAEGCQVGPPQHHKGPLVYMDYDQLELDASYDQVYYEPLIAQDSDRLASNSESMRARIGAPQRVAYGPTEIEKLDIYRTNRANAPIFIFIHGGNWLVGSAKQYGYPAEMFINAGAHYVALDFISVKEAGGDLSVMAAQIRGGIAWVYKNAASFGGDPDRIYIGGHSSGGHLCGVALVTDWQKEFDLPPTIVKGGLCMSGMYEMAPVWRSFRRTYVNFTDAMADAMSSQRHIDRLNAPIIVTYGTLETPDFQRQGRDFAGAVKTAGKPVHLVEAPNYRHLEMAESLGNPYGPNGRAALALMKLAPT, via the coding sequence ATGCTGGCAACGACCGTTGCAATGGCTGCCGCGCCGGCTCTGGCTGAAGGCTGTCAGGTTGGTCCACCGCAGCATCACAAGGGCCCGCTCGTATACATGGATTACGATCAACTCGAACTCGATGCCTCATACGATCAGGTGTACTACGAACCGCTCATCGCGCAGGACTCTGATCGACTCGCCAGCAACAGTGAGTCCATGCGGGCCCGCATCGGCGCGCCTCAGCGTGTCGCATACGGACCAACCGAGATTGAAAAGCTCGATATTTATCGGACCAACCGCGCCAATGCGCCGATCTTCATCTTCATCCATGGCGGGAACTGGCTCGTGGGCTCCGCGAAACAGTACGGCTATCCCGCCGAGATGTTCATCAATGCCGGGGCGCATTACGTCGCGTTGGACTTCATTTCGGTGAAGGAGGCGGGCGGGGACCTCAGCGTGATGGCGGCACAAATACGCGGCGGTATCGCCTGGGTCTACAAGAACGCCGCGAGCTTCGGAGGCGATCCCGACCGAATCTACATAGGCGGTCATTCATCGGGGGGACACCTCTGCGGCGTTGCGCTCGTGACCGATTGGCAGAAAGAATTCGATCTGCCCCCGACCATCGTAAAGGGCGGGTTGTGCATGAGCGGCATGTACGAGATGGCGCCGGTGTGGCGTTCGTTTCGACGCACCTACGTGAACTTCACCGATGCGATGGCCGATGCGATGAGTTCACAGCGCCATATCGACAGGCTCAATGCGCCGATCATCGTCACCTATGGCACCTTGGAAACGCCGGACTTCCAGCGGCAGGGTCGCGACTTCGCCGGGGCGGTCAAAACCGCGGGCAAGCCGGTGCACCTCGTCGAGGCGCCGAACTACCGTCACCTTGAGATGGCTGAATCGCTCGGCAATCCATACGGCCCGAACGGCCGTGCGGCGCTCGCGTTGATGAAGCTTGCGCCGACGTAA